One window of Pandoraea oxalativorans genomic DNA carries:
- a CDS encoding NUDIX hydrolase, translating to MRERATVVCRRGPRVLLVARDGRRWSLPGGALKRQEAASSAARRELYEQTTINAPAVSYLFAFGGLNKRHHVFEITVDRFTKPKPSNEIRCCGWFHWRSVKRLNTSLPSRYIVELAFGQCSGGPMRGR from the coding sequence GTGAGAGAGCGCGCCACTGTCGTATGCCGACGAGGTCCAAGGGTGCTTCTTGTCGCTCGTGATGGCCGCCGTTGGTCGCTTCCTGGCGGTGCATTGAAACGCCAGGAAGCAGCGTCCTCTGCCGCTCGACGTGAACTGTATGAGCAAACCACGATCAATGCGCCCGCAGTCTCCTATTTATTCGCATTCGGCGGGCTTAACAAGCGGCATCACGTTTTTGAAATCACGGTCGACCGCTTCACCAAGCCAAAACCGAGCAACGAGATACGGTGCTGCGGGTGGTTTCACTGGCGGAGCGTGAAACGTCTCAACACAAGTCTGCCGTCAAGATACATCGTGGAGTTAGCGTTCGGTCAGTGTAGCGGCGGGCCAATGAGGGGCCGCTGA
- a CDS encoding ABC transporter ATP-binding protein, protein MTQTPTHAGERPFLDALAFTFRRWRAQPWRLAAVFTCALAVALGDVLAPFFAGRLINALAHDAAGDGAPWRDALRAFCALTGLGLASTVLRQTMLAQIIHLTLKMMSDIAGDAFRRLQRFSTDWHTNSFAGSTVRKITRGLWGLDLLNDTLLMALWPSFAMLVGTTLLLGVHWPVMGEIVGVGSIIYIVVTAIMSLHCVAPAARLGNHWDTRLGGALADAITCNPVVKAFGAETREEARLGRVISKWRARLRRAWGRSILSASVQSLMLVAMQATMLGVALWLWRARHANVGDIAFALTTFLVMQGYLRDMGMHIRNLQRAINDMEELVALERQPLGIENKPCARPIRICRGEIRFEHVTFGYRGTQRLYQDFSLEIAAGERIGLVGYSGSGKTTFIKLVQRLYDVAGGRILIDGQDIAQATQASLRSQIAIVQQEPLLFHRTLAENIAYARPDAGRADIEHAARLASAHEFIAALPHGYDTLVGERGLKLSGGERQRVAIARAFLANAPVLILDEATSSLDSESEAAIQQAMARLMIGRTTIVVAHRLSTVRALDRLIVLDRGRIVEQGKHHELIRRDGSVYRKLFERQALELAKGLVGPSG, encoded by the coding sequence ATGACCCAGACACCGACCCACGCTGGCGAGCGGCCGTTCCTCGACGCACTCGCTTTCACCTTCCGGCGCTGGCGTGCTCAGCCGTGGCGTCTCGCTGCGGTCTTCACCTGTGCGCTCGCCGTCGCGCTCGGCGACGTGCTCGCGCCGTTTTTCGCGGGCCGCCTGATCAACGCGCTGGCACACGACGCTGCGGGCGATGGCGCCCCCTGGCGCGACGCGCTGCGCGCGTTCTGCGCGTTGACTGGTTTGGGCCTTGCCAGCACCGTGCTGCGGCAAACGATGCTCGCCCAGATCATTCACCTCACGCTGAAGATGATGAGCGACATCGCGGGCGACGCGTTTCGTCGCTTGCAACGCTTCTCGACGGACTGGCACACAAACAGCTTTGCCGGCTCGACCGTGCGCAAGATCACGCGCGGCCTGTGGGGGCTCGACCTGTTAAACGACACGCTGCTGATGGCGCTCTGGCCATCCTTTGCGATGCTTGTGGGCACGACGCTGCTGCTCGGCGTGCATTGGCCGGTGATGGGCGAGATCGTAGGTGTGGGCTCGATCATTTATATCGTGGTGACGGCCATCATGTCGCTGCACTGCGTCGCGCCGGCCGCGCGCCTGGGCAACCATTGGGACACGCGCCTGGGCGGTGCGCTCGCCGACGCGATCACCTGCAATCCTGTCGTTAAGGCCTTCGGAGCCGAAACCCGGGAGGAGGCGCGGCTTGGGCGCGTCATCTCGAAGTGGCGCGCGCGGCTGCGGCGCGCCTGGGGGCGCAGCATACTCAGTGCCAGCGTGCAGAGCCTGATGCTTGTCGCGATGCAGGCGACGATGCTCGGCGTGGCGTTGTGGCTCTGGCGAGCCAGGCACGCGAACGTCGGTGACATCGCCTTCGCGCTGACAACGTTCCTGGTGATGCAGGGCTATCTGCGCGACATGGGGATGCACATCCGCAATCTACAGCGCGCCATCAACGACATGGAGGAGCTCGTGGCGCTTGAACGCCAGCCGCTTGGCATCGAGAACAAGCCGTGCGCGCGGCCCATCCGTATCTGCCGGGGCGAGATCCGGTTTGAGCACGTCACCTTCGGCTATCGCGGCACGCAGCGCCTCTACCAGGACTTCTCGCTGGAGATCGCCGCTGGCGAACGGATCGGACTGGTGGGGTATTCCGGGTCCGGTAAGACGACGTTCATCAAGTTGGTCCAGCGGCTATACGACGTGGCGGGCGGACGCATCCTGATCGACGGCCAGGACATCGCGCAGGCCACGCAGGCGTCGCTGCGCAGTCAGATCGCGATTGTCCAGCAAGAGCCGTTGCTGTTTCACCGCACGCTCGCCGAGAACATTGCCTACGCGCGGCCCGACGCCGGACGCGCCGACATCGAGCACGCCGCGCGGCTGGCCAGCGCGCACGAGTTTATCGCCGCGCTGCCCCATGGCTACGACACGCTCGTGGGCGAGCGCGGGCTCAAGCTGTCGGGTGGCGAGCGCCAGCGCGTCGCGATCGCGCGCGCCTTCCTCGCCAATGCACCTGTACTCATTCTTGATGAAGCAACGTCCAGCCTTGATAGCGAAAGCGAGGCGGCGATCCAGCAGGCCATGGCGCGACTGATGATCGGCCGAACGACGATCGTCGTCGCGCACCGGCTATCGACGGTGCGCGCGCTCGACCGGCTGATCGTGCTGGACAGGGGCCGGATTGTGGAGCAGGGCAAGCACCACGAGTTGATCCGGCGCGACGGCAGCGTCTACCGCAAGCTGTTCGAGCGGCAGGCGCTCGAACTCGCCAAGGGACTTGTTGGCCCCTCGGGGTAG
- a CDS encoding DUF2471 family protein, with protein MDLLFAAVAAVKETVPAVVSRRRTAGVLTWALLHQIESEVLAELAASGAHSPRILSMLRAPAVLGYPKDDRPVSFDGHEFVPPVLGAIDDAWRRVN; from the coding sequence ATGGATCTGCTGTTTGCCGCTGTTGCGGCCGTGAAGGAAACGGTACCGGCGGTCGTGTCGCGTCGCCGCACGGCCGGAGTATTGACCTGGGCGCTGCTGCATCAGATTGAGTCGGAAGTTCTCGCAGAGCTCGCGGCGAGCGGAGCACATAGTCCAAGGATCCTCAGTATGTTGCGTGCGCCAGCAGTACTCGGCTATCCGAAAGACGATCGGCCCGTGTCGTTTGACGGGCATGAATTCGTACCGCCGGTTCTCGGCGCCATTGATGATGCCTGGCGACGCGTCAACTGA
- a CDS encoding IS110 family transposase, with amino-acid sequence MTSLSKQASGTPLCIGVDVAKAMLEVGFSDRETTFAPANDAVGHQSLVMLLRDLQSQGASIGLIVLEATGGLEIVVATELQLAGYSVAVVNPRQARDFARSMGYLAKTDRLDAKVLAHMGQTLLQRSDLHKLVKPLTDETHRMLQALVTRRRQLIDIRTAEQQRLAAPDKRMHRSVSFMIETLNSELGRVDQDLQSFIEAHYSELAALLDSVKGVGKATISTLLAEVPELGKLSGREVSALIGVAPINRDSGATRGRRSIFGGRRDVRKVLYMAALTASRYNPVIKVFYQRLVTAGKPKKLALTACARKLLVILNAIARAGKPFDMTLHSA; translated from the coding sequence ATGACGAGCCTGTCAAAGCAAGCTAGCGGCACGCCGCTGTGCATTGGGGTAGACGTGGCGAAGGCCATGCTGGAGGTGGGCTTTAGCGACCGGGAGACGACGTTCGCGCCGGCTAACGACGCAGTTGGTCATCAGTCTCTGGTGATGCTCCTGCGCGATCTCCAGTCGCAAGGTGCATCGATCGGTTTGATCGTGCTGGAAGCGACGGGCGGCCTCGAAATCGTGGTGGCGACGGAGTTGCAGCTGGCCGGCTATTCAGTTGCTGTGGTCAATCCACGTCAGGCGCGCGACTTCGCGCGCTCGATGGGCTACCTGGCGAAAACAGATCGACTCGATGCCAAGGTGCTGGCCCACATGGGCCAAACACTTCTGCAGCGCAGCGATTTGCACAAGCTAGTGAAGCCGCTCACCGACGAAACGCATCGGATGCTGCAGGCGCTCGTAACCCGCAGACGACAGCTGATCGACATACGCACTGCCGAACAGCAGCGTCTTGCCGCCCCCGATAAGCGCATGCATCGAAGCGTGAGTTTCATGATCGAGACGCTCAACAGTGAACTCGGTCGCGTGGACCAGGATCTGCAGTCCTTCATCGAAGCGCATTACAGCGAACTGGCAGCATTGCTCGACAGCGTAAAAGGCGTCGGGAAAGCCACGATCAGCACGCTTCTGGCCGAGGTTCCGGAACTGGGGAAACTCAGCGGCCGCGAGGTCAGCGCATTGATTGGTGTGGCACCTATCAATCGTGATTCAGGTGCAACGCGCGGCAGGCGATCTATCTTTGGTGGCCGTCGGGATGTGCGCAAGGTGCTCTATATGGCCGCTCTTACCGCGTCGCGCTACAACCCCGTCATCAAGGTCTTCTATCAACGCCTGGTCACCGCTGGCAAGCCGAAGAAGCTCGCCTTGACGGCCTGTGCGCGCAAGCTGTTGGTCATTCTCAATGCCATCGCTCGAGCCGGAAAACCATTCGACATGACGCTTCACAGTGCTTGA
- a CDS encoding cold-shock protein, with protein sequence METGTVKWFNDSKGFGFITPDAGGDDLFAHFSEVRGEGFKTLAENQKVRYETKRGPKGLQAANISPQ encoded by the coding sequence ATGGAAACCGGTACTGTTAAGTGGTTCAACGATAGCAAGGGCTTTGGCTTCATTACGCCGGATGCAGGCGGCGACGATCTGTTCGCTCACTTCTCCGAAGTTCGAGGCGAGGGTTTCAAAACGCTCGCAGAGAATCAGAAGGTGAGGTACGAGACCAAGCGTGGCCCGAAGGGTTTGCAGGCAGCAAATATCAGCCCGCAATAA
- the stbB gene encoding StbB family protein: MKVAVLNFSGNPGKTTLVDHLLAPRMNAPRFEIETLNAGSADTGALRLKGRDYGGLQEGLMMLDSAIVDVGASNVEEFIKQMGQFEGSHDEFDYFVVPAVSEKKQQTDTVNTIETLAGLGVPAQKIRVVFNKVELEDASDVPRLFRTIFGLHEDTRSFTLRADAVVFKNEIFERLRGLNKSVADVVADDTDYRAVLREASDEATRSRAVSMISAQRLARSAHKNLENVYRALFR; encoded by the coding sequence ATGAAAGTCGCCGTCTTAAATTTCAGCGGAAATCCGGGTAAGACCACGCTGGTCGACCATCTGCTCGCGCCGCGCATGAACGCGCCGAGGTTCGAGATCGAGACTCTCAATGCCGGCTCGGCCGACACCGGCGCGCTGCGCCTGAAGGGCCGCGACTACGGCGGGCTGCAAGAGGGCCTGATGATGCTGGACTCGGCCATCGTCGACGTGGGCGCGTCCAACGTCGAGGAATTTATCAAACAGATGGGCCAATTCGAAGGGTCGCACGACGAGTTTGACTATTTCGTGGTGCCTGCGGTGAGCGAGAAAAAGCAACAAACCGACACTGTGAACACGATTGAGACACTGGCTGGCCTCGGCGTGCCGGCCCAGAAAATCCGCGTGGTGTTCAACAAGGTCGAACTCGAAGACGCGAGCGACGTGCCGCGCCTGTTTCGCACGATCTTCGGCCTGCATGAAGACACCCGCAGCTTCACGCTGCGAGCAGACGCCGTGGTGTTCAAAAACGAGATTTTCGAGCGGCTGCGGGGACTGAACAAATCCGTCGCCGACGTTGTCGCCGATGACACGGACTATCGGGCCGTGCTGCGCGAAGCGAGTGATGAAGCGACCCGCTCGCGCGCAGTGAGCATGATCAGCGCCCAGCGACTCGCCAGATCCGCCCACAAGAACCTCGAGAACGTCTACCGGGCGTTGTTCAGGTGA
- the mobF gene encoding MobF family relaxase, producing MLNVTPIRGNNQYAAAHYFAAADDYYAKEHCGEWQGEAARLLGLTGPIEQAQFSRLLDGQMPNGERIQTTFDRSAHKKRMGLDLTFSAPKSVSMQALVAGDRQVSAAHDRAVTRALEQVERLAKARKKVQGKSCHERTGKLVIGKFRHEMSRAKDPQLHTHAVVLNMTRRADGAWRALSNEDIFGAKKAIDAIYQAELAKGLLAIGYQIRVVDDKGNFELAHLGREQIEAFSARSHIIEQALANEGKTRASASTLEKQVMALATRQRKDESDRQIVKQYWIEKSRELGIDYGARSPPDGRGDGPRGAFDRAAAMSLPVSLTPAQAVVQYAINHLTEREAVVRESTLTATALRRAVGLAGMEEVRTEIRRRVAQGALIESVPAYRMATPAPGPTDAPVLSSAGWACYLRESKGCTPKAAREYVAHAIRRGSLVPVERRYTTHQALARERAILAIEHAGRAALAPILSAAAVKTALEGSPLNADQRLAVETVVATPHRFVGIQGDAGTGKTYTVNQAVALIRHASADGEGYRTVALAPYGNQVKMLRSAGLDAHTLASFLRAKDTPVNARTLVVLDEAGVVGARQMEQLMRTVEQAGARMVLIGDTKQTEAIEAGKPFAQLQQGGMPTTRISQITRQEDRALKAAVEHAAEGRVTQSLAHVSHVKEYKEPTERHRAIVSDYIALTEADRRDTLIVAGTNDARREINRMVRESLGLTGVGREFETLTRVDMTQAQRRFAPSYQPGMVIQPERDYRKAGLTRGETYRVREALPGNMLLLRRPDGTTATLNPRCATRLSVYHLERAELSVGDTVRINRNDAGRDLTNGDRMRVAGVSRGALTLESLEQRDGRPVRSLELPTLRPLHLEYAYASTVHSAQGLTSERALIALDTRSRTTSMNLYYVAISRARREARVYTNSLGELPDAIARRFDKSTALALQRERQLSRREAGLPPKGALDGQSARSRQPCAPLGPLEPQRTAPARGRQPPGYGRFD from the coding sequence TGGCAGGGCGAAGCGGCACGGCTGCTCGGGCTCACCGGGCCAATCGAGCAGGCCCAGTTTTCGCGCCTGCTCGATGGACAGATGCCCAATGGCGAGCGCATCCAGACGACGTTCGACAGGAGCGCTCACAAAAAGCGTATGGGGCTGGACCTCACGTTTTCGGCCCCCAAGTCGGTGTCGATGCAGGCGCTTGTCGCCGGTGACCGGCAGGTCAGTGCCGCGCATGACCGCGCCGTCACGCGCGCCCTCGAGCAGGTCGAGCGGCTCGCCAAGGCGCGCAAGAAGGTCCAGGGCAAGAGTTGTCACGAGCGGACCGGGAAGTTGGTCATCGGCAAATTCCGGCACGAAATGAGCCGCGCCAAAGACCCGCAACTGCACACGCACGCCGTGGTGTTAAACATGACGCGGCGCGCCGACGGCGCGTGGCGCGCGCTGTCCAACGAGGACATTTTCGGCGCAAAAAAGGCGATCGATGCCATTTACCAGGCGGAGTTGGCTAAGGGGCTCCTGGCGATCGGTTATCAAATTCGCGTGGTGGACGACAAGGGCAATTTTGAGTTGGCCCACCTCGGCCGCGAGCAGATTGAGGCGTTTTCGGCACGAAGTCACATCATCGAGCAGGCGCTGGCGAATGAGGGCAAGACGCGCGCGAGCGCGAGTACCCTGGAAAAACAGGTGATGGCACTCGCCACACGGCAGCGTAAAGACGAATCCGACCGGCAGATCGTCAAACAGTACTGGATCGAGAAAAGCCGCGAACTGGGCATCGATTATGGCGCTCGCTCGCCGCCTGACGGGCGCGGCGACGGTCCGCGCGGCGCGTTCGATCGCGCGGCGGCAATGAGCCTGCCCGTAAGCCTCACGCCGGCGCAGGCGGTGGTGCAGTACGCGATTAATCACCTCACCGAGCGTGAGGCCGTGGTGCGCGAAAGTACGCTCACGGCGACGGCCCTGCGCCGCGCAGTCGGGCTGGCGGGTATGGAAGAGGTACGGACCGAGATTCGGCGGCGGGTCGCCCAGGGGGCCCTGATCGAGTCGGTGCCGGCGTACCGCATGGCGACACCCGCGCCCGGGCCCACCGACGCTCCGGTGCTCTCATCGGCCGGCTGGGCGTGTTATTTGCGCGAAAGCAAAGGATGCACGCCCAAAGCGGCGCGCGAATATGTCGCCCATGCCATTCGGCGCGGTTCTCTCGTGCCGGTGGAGAGGCGTTATACGACGCATCAAGCGCTTGCGCGTGAGAGGGCGATTCTCGCCATTGAGCATGCCGGCCGCGCCGCCCTGGCGCCGATCCTGAGCGCCGCAGCGGTCAAAACGGCGCTCGAGGGCTCCCCCCTGAACGCTGACCAGCGTCTGGCGGTCGAGACCGTCGTCGCCACGCCGCACCGATTCGTCGGCATTCAGGGCGACGCCGGCACCGGGAAAACCTACACCGTCAATCAGGCGGTCGCGCTCATCCGACACGCGTCGGCCGACGGGGAGGGCTACCGCACCGTCGCGCTCGCGCCGTACGGCAATCAGGTCAAGATGCTCAGGAGCGCGGGACTCGACGCGCACACGCTGGCGAGCTTTCTTCGCGCCAAGGACACGCCCGTCAACGCCCGGACGCTCGTCGTGCTCGACGAGGCCGGCGTCGTCGGCGCGCGTCAGATGGAACAACTCATGCGCACGGTCGAGCAGGCCGGAGCGCGCATGGTCCTGATCGGTGACACCAAGCAGACCGAGGCCATCGAGGCCGGCAAGCCGTTCGCGCAGCTCCAGCAGGGCGGTATGCCCACCACGCGCATCAGCCAGATTACGCGGCAAGAAGACCGCGCGCTCAAAGCCGCGGTCGAACACGCCGCCGAGGGCCGCGTCACACAGTCGCTGGCGCACGTGAGCCACGTGAAAGAATACAAGGAGCCGACCGAGCGGCATCGCGCCATCGTCTCCGACTACATCGCGCTCACCGAGGCCGATCGCCGCGATACGCTGATCGTCGCTGGCACCAATGATGCCCGCCGCGAGATCAACCGCATGGTGCGTGAGTCGTTGGGGCTCACGGGCGTCGGCCGCGAGTTCGAGACTTTAACGCGGGTGGACATGACGCAGGCGCAGCGTCGCTTTGCCCCGAGCTATCAGCCGGGCATGGTGATACAGCCGGAGCGAGACTATCGGAAAGCCGGTTTGACGCGAGGCGAAACTTACCGCGTCCGGGAGGCGTTGCCGGGCAATATGCTGCTCCTGCGACGCCCGGACGGCACGACGGCCACCCTCAACCCGCGCTGCGCGACGCGGCTCAGCGTCTACCATCTGGAGCGCGCCGAGCTCTCGGTCGGCGATACCGTGCGAATTAATCGCAACGATGCCGGGCGCGACCTGACCAACGGCGACCGCATGCGGGTGGCCGGTGTGAGCCGCGGGGCGCTCACGCTTGAATCGCTCGAGCAGCGCGACGGGCGGCCGGTGCGCTCGCTCGAGCTGCCGACCCTCCGACCGCTGCACCTCGAGTACGCCTACGCATCGACCGTTCATAGCGCGCAGGGCCTGACCAGTGAGCGGGCGCTGATTGCGCTCGATACGAGGAGCCGCACCACGTCGATGAACCTTTATTACGTCGCCATCAGCCGAGCACGGCGCGAGGCCCGCGTCTACACGAATTCGCTGGGCGAGCTGCCGGACGCCATTGCCCGGCGCTTCGACAAGAGCACGGCCCTGGCGCTCCAGCGCGAACGACAGTTGTCGCGGCGCGAGGCCGGGTTGCCACCAAAAGGTGCGCTCGACGGCCAGTCGGCGCGCTCGCGACAGCCCTGCGCGCCGCTTGGGCCGCTTGAGCCGCAGCGCACGGCGCCGGCGCGCGGCAGGCAACCGCCGGGGTACGGGCGCTTTGACTAA